Proteins encoded by one window of Aspergillus puulaauensis MK2 DNA, chromosome 4, nearly complete sequence:
- a CDS encoding ADP-ribosylation factor family protein (COG:U;~EggNog:ENOG410PKEM;~InterPro:IPR005225,IPR027417,IPR006689;~PFAM:PF00025,PF00071,PF09439;~go_function: GO:0005525 - GTP binding [Evidence IEA]), which produces MGNTLPNLWPSSRAKKEYRVIMWGLWYSGKTTILYNQLKGMGDVIPVSTVGFNLETATHQDENFLIFDLGGRDRLRPQWKESFSKPDAVIYVVDATETNRLDDARYELKCLLEFTGLYDENSEVPVLVFANKNDLDGAKPGGDILEALQPKALKKQRWKVVPCSALNGYGIDEGMDWLAGLLGGG; this is translated from the exons ATGGGGAATACGTTACCGAATTTGTGGCCCTCATCCAgggcaaagaaagaatacCGGGTCATTATGTGGGGACTT TGGTATTCTGGGAAGACCACGATCCTGTACAATCAGCTCAAG GGCATGGGTGATGTCATCCCCGTGTCTACAGTTGGATTCAACCTTGAAACAGCCACACATCAGGACGAAAACTTTCTTATcttt GACCTGGGAGGCCGGGATAGATTACGTCCGCAGTGGAAAGAGTCCTTTTCCAAGCCGGACGCGGTGATATATGTCGTGGACGCCACAGAGACCAACCGACTCGACGACGCACGCTATGAATTGAAATGTTTGCTTGAATTTACTGGGCTCTATGATGAGAACAGTGAGGTTCCTGTTCTGGTGTTCGCTAATAAAAACGATCTTGACGGCGCAAAGCCCGGGGGAGACATATTGGAAGCGTTGCAACCGAAAGCACTGAAGAAGCAAAGGTGGAAGGTTGTTCCGTGCTCGGCTCTTAACGGCTATGGAATTGATGAAGGCATGGATTGGTTGGCT GGACTGCTTGGCGGGGGTTAA
- a CDS encoding uncharacterized protein (COG:S;~EggNog:ENOG410PFEA;~TransMembrane:1 (o758-775i)): protein MPGLDSASRSGTASFLESRTSLPYPTFSKAHSREAVGKPGVPTPDPTDLTEQNQDDEDKDDTKQRHHDSRNAPPSPPLTSVDQHSRKGSTVDDKGEKTTEKTKDGKTKIRIKTDLNRSSSSLRAKKDDSSKTSKSTVRPETPKAKRSSYSKDSPSRTASHKPSKSKLDPDRKRSSVVSPPRSPPVRDVGMDYSANGSDATIAAARQSPSSRVRSPEKPPSRTQTRSSMSNRPASANPNRTPFDIAMDYGRPPTTGSTYGTPPPPPPPPDVPVSNPRVDYLLHNGGLDYQVPKSLLLNTVFGDQPQVQPHLAASRVFEPFSRLLADYQHVVNKNGSLAVATGSRSVARRLLDRLEAVFARDISSESCRCLMCEHDELEDIPSGVSWGEVLELVSGRRELPSWPPFILTTELGKADVSGEEHIPMQKMDIDVPEEYRDHFLRQSRKTKLAVDQWLTEQVEQPTSAPEEVDDETLTFAMLTHLGNDQRPIFRALLGISSTSPTPRPDGQPRERPPALTSSSFAIERLYRLSSKPRDPETAMYMLNNPGMHHVLATLAAISDDEWDILISGRFDGFLRSGAEDSTPNRYSNSRSNTPFSTGRMSRGSTPNPLDRPTSQPYGGPGSPGSFGGPIALDEEMEIAALAEVEREIYAGMEALEDAFEALHCKAETVRLALRERGAGLSIANQNRRGTFVEARLGTPGPHPWESGTDDDFLDDVQSLAPDDSASNISSNRRRRPKRRTERRTPAPVEEEDEEDSNQFVTVVLVAAVAVFGLELGI, encoded by the exons ATGCCCGGCCTCGACAGCGCCAGTCGCTCCGGCACGGCATCCTTCCTCGAGTCGAGAACGAGTTTACCATACCCTACTTTTTCGAAGGCTCATAGCAGGGAGGCCGTCGGCAAACCGGGCGTCCCTACACCAGATCCGACCGACCTAACCGAGCAGAAtcaggacgatgaagacaaAGATGACACCAAACAACGACACCATGATAGTCGGAATGCGCCGCCAAGTCCCCCGTTGACGAGCGTGGATCAGCATTCGCGAAAAGGCAGCACGGTCGACGATAAGGGGGAGAAAACTACTGAGAAGACGAAGGATGGAAAGACAAAGATCAGAATCAAAACAGACTTGAATCGGTCATCGTCAAGCCTGCGCGCTAAAAAGGATGACAGCAGCAAGACGAGCAAGTCGACCGTCCGACCGGAGACCCCGAAAGCGAAGCGCTCAAGTTACAGTAAAGACTCGCCATCTCGGACCGCCAGCCACAAACCATCCAAATCAAAGCTCGATCCGGATCGCAAGCGGAGCTCTGTtgtctctcctcctcgctctccgcCAGTCCGAGATGTAGGCATGGACTACTCCGCCAACGGCTCCGACGCAACCATTGCGGCTGCTCGCCAGTCGCCCTCTTCCAGAGTCAGAAGCCCCGAGAAGCCTCCGTCTCGCACCCAAACGCGCTCTTCCATGTCGAATCGCCCGGCTTCCGCAAATCCCAACCGAACACCATTCGATATTGCAATGGATTACGGACGTCCGCCAACTACAGGCTCCACATACGGCactccaccaccgccgcccccTCCCCCAGATGTCCCGGTCTCAAACCCTCGGGTTGATTATCTACTTCATAATGGAGGGTTAGATTACCAGGTCCCAAAATCTCTCCTCCTAAACACGGTTTTCGGCGATCAACCTCAAGTCCAGCCCCATCTAGCGGCCAGTAGAGTGTTTGAACCTTTCAGTCGTCTTCTAGCCGACTACCAGCATGTTGTAAATAAAAATGGTTCGCTTGCTGTTGCTACAGGGTCCAGGTCTGTGGCTCGTCGCCTACTCGACCGGCTGGAAGCTGTTTTTGCCCGCGATATTTCGTCGGAGTCGTGTCGTTGTCTTATGTGCGAACATGATGAGTTGGAGGACATCCCGTCAGGTGTCAGCTGGGGCGAAGTACTAGAGCTGGTGTCCGGTCGTCGAGAGCTTCCTAGTTGGCCGCCATTTATTCTCACAACGGAACTAGGAAAGGCGGATGTATCTGGTGAAGAGCATATCCCTATGCAGAAGATGGATATTGACGTTCCGGAAGAGTACCGCGACCATTTCCTTCGACAGTCGCGCAAGACAAAACTCGCTGTTGACCAGTGGTTGACCGAACAAGTCGAACAGCCAACAAGTGCGCCTGAGGAGGTGGACGATGAGACCCTTACTTTTGCCATGTTAACCCATCTTGGAAACGACCAAAGACCTATATTCCGTGCTTTGCTAGGAATCTCGTCCACATCGCCGACCCCACGCCCAGATGGACAGCCCCGAGAACGGCCGCCTGCTCTCACTTCGTCATCTTTTGCAATCGAGCGGCTGTACCGTTTGTCATCTAAGCCCCGGGATCCCGAAACCGCAATGTACATGCTCAATAACCCCGGAATGCACCATGTGCTAGCCACGCTTGCAGCCATCAGCGACGATGAGTGGGATATTTTGATATCAGGACGCTTCGACGGATTCCTTCGCAGCGGAGCCGAGGACTCTACTCCCAATCGATATAGCAACAGTCGGTCAAACACCCCATTTAGCACCGGGCGAATGTCTCGCGGTTCTACTCCCAACCCGCTCGACCGTCCAACGAGCCAACCATACGGCGGACCAGGCTCTCCAGGTTCATTCGGCGGCCCGATCGCTCTagacgaggaaatggagatCGCCGCTCTGGCGGAAGTCGAGCGAGAAATATACGCTGGAATGGAAGCTCTCGAAGATGCATTCGAAGCGCTACACTGCAAAGCGGAAACTGTACGTCTTGCCCTGCGCGAGCGCGGTGCTGGTCTGTCAATCGCCAACCAGAACCGCCGAGGAACGTTTGTCGAAGCTCGACTTGGCACACCCGGACCCCACCCATGGGAAAGTGGTACGGACGACGACTTCCTTGACGATGTGCAATCATTGGCACCCGATGACTCGGCCAGCAACATCAGCTCTAACCGCCGGCGCCGTCCGAAGCGACGTACTGAACGCCGCACACCTGCGCCcgttgaggaggaagacgaag AAGATTCGAACCAATTTGTTactgttgttcttgttgccgctgttgctgtctttGGCCTAGAATTGGGAATATAG
- the gprC gene encoding protein gprC (COG:S;~EggNog:ENOG410PHJV;~InterPro:IPR022596,IPR023041;~PFAM:PF11710,PF11970;~TransMembrane:7 (o46-69i90-113o137-156i163-184o213-232i258-278o290-314i)) — translation MSLVKMLLSSGGQDGLHALLPRLSYTEHDTGEFTIDPLPDDHRKGLVAVFVMAILSTVATLILISFVTYRLIFWRGNYQRYIGYNQYIILIYNLVIADIQQSLGFLICAKWYAENKVEARTAACFLQGLWLQVGDPASGIFVLAIAFHTFYLVALGKKLSYRAFVIIVIGLWAFVAVLVIIPIASHGGDVFVPAGAWCWISEEYEDIRLWTHYVWIFFAEFGTITLYAVLWFQLRRRIKQSAILGSSHIESLKRLRRVVGYMVIYPLAYIVLSLPLAAGRMATARGETPSIVYFCVAGALITSSGFVDVLLYTLTRKNLIIESEPSADRSYNKFPSSKGRGKNLNSTTDPKFMRTDISAIRTYNGPDEDEPTRDGSTEDIIKGGDVELAPMGKVYQHTTIEITSEPAYPSSGDASGRASQDSLNSTGKISPTARRWGR, via the exons ATGAGTCTCGTCAAGATGCTGCTTTCCAGTGGCGGTCAAGACGGCCTCCATGCCCTCTTACCGCGGCTGTCCTATACGGAACATGATACAGGGGAATTCACTATCGATCCCCTACCCGACGACCATCGTAAAGGCCTGGTGGCTGTCTTCGTCATGGCCATTCTCTCCACCGTTGCCACCTTGATCTTGATCTCGTTTGTTACCTACCGACTCATCTTCTGGCGCGGCAACTACCAGCGATATATCGGTTACAATCAGTATATCATTCTCATTTACAACCTGGTCATTGCGGATATTCAACAGTCTCTCGGTTTCTTGATCTGTGCAAAGTGGTATGCGGAAAATAAAGTAGAAGCTAGGACAGCAGCCTGCTTCCTCCAAGGATTGTGGCTCCAGGTTGGAGACCCAGCAAGTGGAATCTTCGTGctcgccatcgccttccATACCTTCTACCTTGTGGCCTTGGGTAAGAAGCTGAGCTATCGAGCGTTCGTTATCATCGTGATCGGCCTTTGGGCTTTTGTTGCAgttctcgtcatcatcccAATTGCATCTCATGGAGGCGATGTCTTCGTCCCCGCCGGGGCTTGG TGTTGGATTAGCGAAGAGTACGAAGACATCCGTCTTTGGACACACTATGtttggatcttcttcgccgagtTTGGCACGATTACGCTATACGCTGTCCTATGGTTTCAACTCCGTCGACGTATCAAGCAGTCTGCTATCTTAGGGAGCAGTCATATTGAGAGTCTGAAACGCCTTCGTCGAGTCGTCGGATACATGGTTATATACCCACTCGCTTACATTGTCCTGTCCCTCCCTCTGGCAGCAGGAAGAATGGCGACCGCACGAGGCGAAACTCCAAGCATCGTGTACTTTTGCGTTGCCGGTGCGCTAATTACGAGTTCTGGATTTGTCGACGTCCTACTCTATACGCTCACACGAAAAAACCTCATCATCGAATCTGAACCCAGTGCTGATCGGAGCTATAACAAGttccccagcagcaagggTCGTGGGAAGAACCTCAATAGCACCACGGACCCGAAGTTTATGCGGACGGACATCAGCGCTATTCGTACATACAATGGCccagatgaagacgagccGACCCGTGACGGCTCAACGGAGGACATTATCAAGGGCGGCGATGTCGAGCTGGCCCCCATGGGCAAGGTGTATCAGCACACCACGATCGAGATCACATCTGAACCAGCATATCCTTCCAGCGGGGATGCCAGCGGTCGGGCAAGTCAAGATTCGCTGAATTCGACAGGCAAGATATCACCCACGGCGAGGAGATGGGGAAGATAA
- a CDS encoding putative pre-mRNA splicing factor (COG:B,K;~EggNog:ENOG410PKX1;~InterPro:IPR011257,IPR003265;~PFAM:PF00730;~go_function: GO:0003824 - catalytic activity [Evidence IEA];~go_process: GO:0006281 - DNA repair [Evidence IEA];~go_process: GO:0006284 - base-excision repair [Evidence IEA]) — protein sequence MGLASDLLLSDSTLSDVPSDLEDSPTPSPVRPAHPKLGDTDDDPSGISDANIDPIKPPHFAVGVREQTPPQLDFSLNPTLIPEKKPRSKPAKVSPYFQGTSVNEDSCLPFPPIDAPAFGLVQEQLAHDPFRLLLATIFLNRTRGGVALPILFQVFDRYPTIEAMAAADQSELTAMINCLGFQNQRARKCISLAQTWLDRPPCRNKRYRKLNYPCKTDGRDIKPAECINDDDQRVAWEVAHLPGVGAYALDSWRIFCRDELRGLSTDWQGTGAATAGFTPEWKSVLPQDKELRAYLTWMWLKEGWDWDRETGERTPASEKVMRAARRGATAHIEAGNWVLETSPVKRR from the coding sequence ATGGGTCTAGCTTCCGATCTTCTCCTATCCGATTCGACTCTGAGTGACGTACCAAGTGACCTGGAGGATAGCCCTACACCGTCTCCGGTTCGCCCAGCACATCCGAAGCTCGGTGATACTGATGATGATCCTAGCGGGATATCTGATGCCAACATAGATCCCATCAAACCCCCCCATTTTGCTGTCGGCGTCAGAGAACAAACTCCGCCGCAACTTGATTTTTCATTAAATCCTACACTCATCCCGGAGAAGAAGCCTCGCTCAAAGCCAGCAAAGGTATCACCATATTTCCAAGGAACTTCAGTTAACGAGGACTCTTGTCTGCCCTTTCCGCCAATCGATGCACCAGCATTCGGCCTAGTCCAGGAGCAACTCGCGCACGATCCATTCCGTTTACTCCTTGCtaccatcttcctcaaccgcacCCGAGGAGGCGTCGCGCTCCCAATCCTATTCCAGGTCTTTGATAGATACCCCACGATCGAGGCgatggctgcagcagacCAATCAGAACTAACAGCCATGATTAACTGCCTCGGTTTCCAGAACCAGCGAGCAAGAAAGTGCATATCCCTAGCGCAGACATGGCTCGACCGTCCACCTTGCCGGAATAAACGGTACCGGAAACTCAACTACCCATGTAAGACAGATGGAAGAGACATCAAGCCGGCTGAATGcatcaacgacgacgaccagcGCGTGGCTTGGGAAGTCGCGCATCTTCCTGGGGTCGGGGCTTATGCCTTGGACAGCTGGCGGATTTTCTGCCGCGATGAATTGCGGGGTTTATCTACAGACTGGCAGGGGACTGGTGCTGCAACGGCAGGGTTTACTCCCGAATGGAAATCAGTGTTGCCGCAAGATAAGGAACTCCGCGCCTACTTGACGTGGATGTGGCTAAAGGAGGGATGGGATTGGGACCGGGAAACGGGAGAAAGGACGCCCGCGAGCGAGAAAGTGATGCGGGCTGCGCGGCGGGGAGCTACTGCTCATATCGAGGCCGGGAATTGGGTTCTTGAGACGTCTCCAGTGAAGCGTAGATAG